One genomic window of Cannabis sativa cultivar Pink pepper isolate KNU-18-1 chromosome 2, ASM2916894v1, whole genome shotgun sequence includes the following:
- the LOC133034949 gene encoding uncharacterized protein LOC133034949, giving the protein MVWNNMIMESYENNAAQEDLQQPGNNTATTSKQQLSAQTMGSGEVDAFFLETVTVSSESTIQQPDNNREKTTAVDEDFDFTDYAKLVAAEMVQQLENNQEEEEEVDNTEMMIINDKRHETIEKGQIYKDKETLISTLCYFAIKKTFQYKVVKSCTKEYNIVCLDTNCKWSLKATKNGNTETFIIRSYEEEHTCAVTIRFGDQRQATSKLIADFVKPKFLNLKTKCSPADIKTEMKDKYGIKMNYMKAWRSKERAQTQLHGNAKESYNLLPRYLYMLQKTNPGTLIDIEKDDDDSFKYAFVALNAAIKGWPNCKPIIVVDGTFLKAAYGGTLLTANTQDAESKIFPLAYCIVDSENDKSWEWFLKKIREAFGVRECQCLISDRHESIIKATRKVFPEITHGYCIFHLLSNLKTKFKKNAKHFRVPFFAAAKAYTEMEFEFHMRELDNLDKRIRPYLEKIGHEKWSRYHSENNRYSTMTSNIAEALNSANLAARETPVTTLMECLRAQMQEWTYNNRKEAQKCTTRLTPSSEKKLIGNYVQSLRLTVKPANQNLFEVIDEDRTRIVNLKEKTCTCNRFQKDEMPCNHAVAVMKDLNINTYNYCAQYYTSKAWLQTYEETVYPVGNVREWELPDFFEEIIVLPPKERIKSGRPRKRRMAAAWETKKQNKCGKCGQKGHNKKTCRRITA; this is encoded by the exons ATGGTGTGGAACAATATGATCATGGAATCGTATGAGAACAACGCAGCACAGGAAGACTTGCAGCAACCTGGAAACAACACGGCAACAACTTCCAAGCAACAACTATCTGCGCAGACGATGGGATCTGGTGAAGTTGATGCATTTTTCCTAGAAACAGTAACAGTGTCATCAGAATCAACCATACAACAACCAGACaacaacagagaaaaaactacaGCAGTAGATGAAGATTTTGACTTCACCGACTATGCAAAGCTTGTGGCTGCAGAAATGGTACAGCAACTAGAAAACAaccaggaagaagaagaggaagtggacAACACAGAAATGATGATCATCAATGACAAACGACATGAAACAATAGAGAAGGGGCAAATTTACAAGGACAAAGAAACATTGATAAGTACACTATGCTACTTTGCAATCAAGAAGACATTTCAATACAAAGTAGTGAAATCTTGCACAAAAGAATACAACATAGTGTGTTTGGACACAAACTGCAAATGGAGTTTAAAGGCTACAAAAAATGGAAACACAGAAACATTCATAATAAGGAGCTACGAAGAAGAACACACATGTGCAGTTACAATAAGATTTGGAGATCAACGACAAGCTACATCAAAGTTGATAGCAGACTTTGTAAAACCAAAATTCTTGAACCTGAAAACAAAGTGCAGCCCTGCAGACATAAAGACAGAAATGAAAGACAAATACGGAATAAAGATGAATTACATGAAAGCATGGCGTAGTAAAGAGCGAGCACAAACCCAGCTACATGGAAATGCTAAAGAGTCGTACAATCTCTTGCCTAGATACCTGTACATGCTACAGAAAACAAAtccag GAACATTAATAGACATAGAGAAAGATGATGATGACAGTTTCAAATATGCATTTGTTGCATTGAATGCTGCTATAAAAGGTTGGCCAAACTGCAAACCAATCATCGTGGTAGACGGTACATTCCTAAAGGCCGCGTATGGAGGCACGTTGCTCACTGCCAACACACAAGATGCAGAATCTAAAATTTTTCCACTAGCATACTGCATAGTTGATTCTGAGAACGATAAATCGTGGGAGtggttcttaaaaaaaataagagaagcaTTCGGGGTTCGAGAATGTCAATGCCTAATATCAGACAGACATGAAAGCATCATCAAAGCAACTAGGAAAGTGTTCCCTGAAATAACACATGGCTACTGCATCTTCCACCTCTTGTCGAAcctcaaaacaaaattcaagaaaaatgcAAAGCATTTCAGAGTGCCATTCTTTGCAGCTGCAAAAGCTTACACAGAAATGGAGTTTGAATTCCATATGAGGGAGCTAGACAACTTGGATAAGCGCATAAGACCGTACCTGGAGAAAATTGGCCATGAAAAATGGTCAAGGTATCATTCAGAAAACAACAG GTACTCTACCATGACATCAAACATAGCTGAGGCACTGAACTCAGCAAATTTAGCAGCAAGGGAAACACCAGTGACAACATTAATGGAGTGCTTGAGGGCACAAATGCAAGAGTGGACATACAATAATAGAAAGGAGGCACAAAAATGCACAACAAGGCTGACACCATCATCTGAGAAAAAACTCATAGGGAACTATGTACAGTCATTGCGACTAACA GTGAAACCAGCAAACCAGAACCTGTTTGAGGTGATAGATGAAGACAGAACAAGAATAGTAAACTTGAAGGAGAAGACGTGCACATGCAATAGATTTCAAAAAGATGAAATGCCATGTAACCATGCAGTCGCCGTCATGAAGGACTTgaacataaacacatacaactaCTGTGCACAATACTACACATCAAAAGCATGGCTGCAAACATATGAAGAAACAGTATACCCAGTTGGAAACGTAAGAGAATGGGAACTTCCagatttttttgaagaaatcaTAGTGTTGCCTCCAAAGGAGAGAATCAAGTCTGGAAGGCCGAGGAAAAGAAGAATGGCAGCAGCTTGGgaaacaaagaaacaaaacaagTGTGGCAAGTGTGGACAAAAGGGACATAACAAAAAGACCTGCAGAAGAATTACAGCATAG
- the LOC115699302 gene encoding uncharacterized protein LOC115699302 → MATTRSGSKSPSPAKKVSKKSKKAPTVTSKVEPKMGLKKIAKNLVADVPETSTSKKRALPVKVDAPKIKRAKISKSARDVSSDSDFEDEVHGEDQKPKVESKVHARTSVKVEGFDLPKKNPPKEWDYIYDQKNLFIAKAFSTATFQVIENIKSCLSDVQLEIFSKTCFGHFLNLPDFKVQPQVFHGLLLREVQQPNDAELWVMIRGVRLRFSIEEFALITGLDCEGDCSVLDFKQEVNSLCERYWPTSSSITKESVRECFTTKRWGDSDEDAVKLAVLYFVEWFLLSCTKHKNVPKSILDVVDSGRYNEFAWGRSSFELTISSLKGKLDSWVEGVRKAKSSGKRPSVFYTLIGCPHVLQVWFYECCKYMKGKYCQKESSRIPRITQWTCNSQPTFKVLKTTIFDVSKDKVYLFVVIWFFSSCFCVVFHYY, encoded by the exons ATGGCAACCACTAGAAGTGGTTCGAAATCACCATCTCCGGCGAAGAAAGTTTCTAAAAAATCGAAGAAGGCTCCAACTGTTACTTCCAAAGTCGAACCTAAAATggggttaaaaaaaattgctaaaaattTAGTGGCTGATGTTCCAGAGACATCGACCTCTAAGAAAAGAGCCCTTCCTGTTAAAGTAGATGCTCCTAAGATTAAGAGAGCAAAAATTTCCAAGTCTGCACGCGAT GTTTCCTCAGATTCTGATTTTGAGGATGAAGTGCATGGTGAGGACCAAAAGCCCAAAGTTGAATCAAAG GTCCATGCTAGGACCTCAGTGAAGGTTGAAGGATTTGACCTACCAAAGAAAAATCCCCCTAAG GAATGGGATTATATTTATGACCAGAAGAATCTGTTCATTGCTAAAGCCTTTTCCACTGCTACTTTCCAGGTGATAGAGAACATTAAATCTTGTCTTTCAGATGTACAGCttgaaatcttttcaaaaacctGTTTTGGTCATTTCCTTAACCTTCCCGATTTTAAAGTTCAACCCCAAGTGTTTCATGGGTTGTTGCTCCGAGAGGTTCAGCAACCTAATGATGCTGAGTTGTGGGTTATGATACGCGGTGTTAGGCTTAGGTTTAGCATTGAGGAATTTGCATTGATTACTGGGTTAGACTGTGAAGGTGACTGTAGTGTCTTAGATTTTAagcaagaggttaatagtctttGTGAAAGATATTGGCCAACTTCGTCCTCTATCACTAAGGAATCTGTTAGGGAatgttttaccaccaagaggtggGGTGATTCTGATGAGGATGCTGTGAAGTTGGCAGTTTTGTATTTCGTGGAGTGGTTCTTGCTTAGTTGCACTAAGCATAAAAATGTACCCAAGTCTATTTTAGATGTTGTAGATAGTGGGAGGTACAATGAATTTGCTTGGGGCCGGAGTTCTTTTGAATTGACTATTTCCTCATTGAAGGGTAAGCTTGATAGTTGGGTTGAGGGGGTTAGGAAGGCAAAGAGTTCGGGAAAGAGGCCGAGTGTTTTTTACACTTTGATTGGTTGTCCTCATGTTCTTCAAGTTTGGTTCTACGAGTGTTGTAAGTACATGAAAGGTAAGTACTGCCAAAAGGAAAGCTCTCGTATTCCAAGGATCACTCAGTGGACATGCAATAGTCAACCTACTTTCAAAGTTTTGAAGACTACTATCTTTGATGTTTCCAAAGATAAGGTATATCTGTTTGTTGTAATTTGGTTTTTCAgtagttgtttttgtgttgtttttcattattattaa
- the LOC133033965 gene encoding uncharacterized protein LOC133033965, with protein sequence MASMQTQFSTVFADSYAKEKGSDSSNDDDGGGDEADFDLNESEETDENEEENVMGDDEGECSEGEEKDDQADEDSDSKEKNDNGSDDDATDSEEKVDK encoded by the exons ATGGCTTCAATGCAGACACAGTTTTCTACTGTTTTTGCCGATTCCTATGCCAAg GAAAAAGGCAGTGACTCTTCCAATGATGATGATGGAGGTGGTGATGAAGCAGATTTTGATTTAAATGAATCTGAAGAAACTGATGAAAATGAAGAAGAGAATGTTATGGGTGATGACGAAGGGGAGTGTAGTGAAGGTGAAGAGAAGGATGATCAAGCCGATGAAGATTCtgactcaaaagaaaaaaatgataatggCAGTGATGATGATGCCACTGATAGTGAGGAGAAGGTAGATAAGTAG
- the LOC115720454 gene encoding uncharacterized protein LOC115720454, protein MSSDGIGGDPCKQISVSENVEVTDRRLVCFEMGATGLNVDSNIELEDDPIPVEETPLVDKRKSKKPIALTSPFMEYDSSISSSKDGSGYGVVKYVAGLCPLDDKIGEDVEHKDEIDFDLWLGEGRRSKKDPHDKEKVYLKGKDKIVPPFRFGVEDVATKMWFHKLAYPGQCLTNSHLDIIFYYLRKKGKYAKEPKVKFTTTDCLFFKTIHALYEKFIAQKKNLSLITAQHAIADYIRGRKMLCGSPWHLCDHVFFIIHMETESHWILGRLNIEERRVYMYNSLSTAMKDSAAIKACQPFAVLLPHFFALFDEFKKENKPVCLDPFEVVKVDGLPQQTSNDCGCFVASFAEYFIDMKPIPPIFDVEKHRDRLAVLFYKYARMKEVEFIDSEDEAPPKGPKKNLS, encoded by the exons ATGTCTTCAGATGGAATTGGTGGTGATCCTTGTAAACAGATTTCAGTTTCTGAAAATGTTGAGGTTACGGATCGTCGTCTTGTTTGTTTtgag atggGTGCAACAGGTCTCAATGTTGATTCTAACATTGAACTTGAAGATGACCCAATTCCCGTTGAAGAAACTCCTCTTGTTGACAAGAGGAAATCTAAGAAACCCATAGCGCTGACGTCTCCGTTTATGGAGTATGACTCTTCCATTTCTAGTTCTAAAGATGGTTCTGGTTATGGAGTTGTTAAGTATGTGGCTGGGTTGTGTCCTCTCGATGATAAGATTGGTGAAGATGTAGAACATAAAGACGAGATTGATTTTGACTTGTGGCTTGGTGAAGGACGCCGATCGAAGAAAGAtcc GCATGATAAGGAGAAGGTTTACTTGAAGGGTAAGGATAAGATTGTTCCCCCTTTTCGTTTTGGCGTGGAAGATGTTGCAACCAAGATGTGGTTCCACAAGCTTGCATATCCTGGCCAATGTTTGACTAATTCT CATCTGGACATCATTTTTTACTATCTACGTAAAAAAGGAAAGTATGCAAAGGAGCCAAAGGTTAAGTTCACAACCACCGATTGCTTATTCTTCAAAACCATTCatgctttgtatgaaaaatttattgcacagaaaaaaaatctttctttgataacTGCCCAGCATGCCATTGCTGATTATATAAGAGGTAGAAAAATGTTATGTGGTTCCCCTTGGCATTTGTGCGATCATGTTTTCTTTATCATCCATATGGAGACTGAATCACATTGGATTCTTGGTCGATTGAATATTGAGGAAAGGCGTGTGTACATGTACAACTCCTTGTCGACTGCTATGAAAGATAGTGCTGCTATCAAAGCTTGTCAGCCATTTGCGGTGTTGTTGCCCCACTTTTTTGCTTTGTTTGATGAGttcaaaaaggaaaacaaaCCGGTTTGTTTAGACCCTTTCGAAGTTGTTAAGGTTGATGGTTTGCCTCAACAAACCTCGAA tgACTGTGGTTGTTTCGTTGCATCGTTCGCCGAATACTTTATTGATATGAAACCGATTCCTCCCATATTTGATGTTGAGAAACACCGTGATAGGCTTGCTGTGTTGTTCTATAAGTATGCTCGCATGAAAGAAGTGGAATTTATTGATAGTGAAGATGAGGCTCCTCCGAAGGGTCCAAAGAAGAATTTGTCTTAG